The following are encoded together in the Portunus trituberculatus isolate SZX2019 chromosome 25, ASM1759143v1, whole genome shotgun sequence genome:
- the LOC123508612 gene encoding ubiquitin-conjugating enzyme E2 G2, with protein MAGRALKRLMTEYKQLTLNPPEGIIAGPTNEENFFEWEALIVGPEGTCFECGVFPAKLIFPPDYPLSPPKMQFTCEMFHPNIYSDGRVCISILHAPGDDPMGYETSAERWSPVQSVEKILLSVVSMLAEPNDESSANVDAAKMWRDDRDQFNRIAERLVRKTLNLPHS; from the exons AGTTGACACTGAATCCTCCTGAAGGCATCATTGCTGGACCCACCAACGAGGAGAACTTCTTTGAATGGGAAGCTCTTATTGT GGGACCAGAAGGAACCTGCTTTGAGTGTGGAGTGTTTCCTGCCAAACTGATCTTCCCTCCAGACTACCCACTGTCACCGCCCAAAATGCAGTTCACTTGTGAAATGTTTCATCCAAACA TATACTCAGATGGACGAGTGTGCATATCCATTCTGCATGCTCCTGGTGACGACCCAATGGGCTATGAGACAAGTGCCGAGAGATGGAGTCCTGTGCAGAGTGTGGAGAAGATCCTGCTGTCTGTTGTCTCCATGCTTGCAG AGCCCAATGATGAGAGCAGTGCCAATGTGGATGCTGCCAAGATGTGGAGGGATGACCGGGATCAATTCAACAGGATCGCTGAAAGGCTGGTTCGCAAGACTCTCAACTTACCTCATTCATAG